From the genome of Rhizobium binae, one region includes:
- a CDS encoding ActR/PrrA/RegA family redox response regulator transcription factor, with amino-acid sequence MTEQNPDNFTASDEDHIGPDASLLIVDDDGPFLRRLARAMETRGFQVETAESVAEGVAKSKGRPPKYAVVDLRLGDGNGLDVIEAIRQRRDDTRIIVLTGYGNIATAVTAVKLGAVDYLAKPADADDIFSALTQRPGEKAELPENPMSADRVRWEHIQRVYEMCERNVSETARRLNMHRRTLQRILAKRAPK; translated from the coding sequence ATGACAGAACAGAATCCAGATAATTTCACCGCGTCGGATGAAGACCACATCGGGCCCGACGCCAGCTTGCTGATCGTCGACGACGACGGGCCGTTCCTGCGCCGTCTTGCCCGAGCCATGGAAACGCGCGGCTTTCAGGTGGAAACGGCTGAGTCCGTGGCCGAAGGCGTCGCGAAATCGAAAGGCAGGCCGCCGAAATATGCCGTGGTCGACCTGCGGCTCGGCGATGGCAATGGGCTCGACGTCATAGAGGCGATCCGCCAGCGGCGCGACGACACGCGAATCATCGTGCTTACCGGCTATGGCAATATCGCAACGGCGGTGACGGCCGTAAAACTCGGAGCGGTCGACTATCTGGCAAAGCCTGCGGACGCCGACGACATCTTTTCGGCGCTGACGCAGCGTCCGGGCGAAAAGGCCGAGCTCCCCGAAAATCCGATGTCTGCCGACCGCGTGCGCTGGGAACACATTCAGCGGGTCTATGAAATGTGCGAGCGCAATGTTTCGGAAACGGCCCGCCGACTCAACATGCACCGGCGGACGCTGCAGCGCATTCTCGCCAAACGCGCGCCGAAATAA
- the hrpB gene encoding ATP-dependent helicase HrpB, whose amino-acid sequence MTISPSLPDLPVSHVLPAIDVALAEQKRAVLSAPPGAGKTTLVPLYLLEQAWRGDGRIILLEPRRLAARAAASRMASLIGQQVGGTVGYRMRLDNRISAATRIEVVTEGVFARMVLDDPELSGVSVVIFDEFHERSLDADFGLALALDVQSALREDLRILVMSATLDIERVAALLDNPPVIESLGRSFPIDLRYQDRPGGERIEDAVTRAIVDAHASETGSILAFLPGQAEIMRTAERLQGRFGPETLIAPLYGNLGQKEQDAAIRPAAGGMRKIVLATSIAETSITIDGVRIVIDSGLQRLPVFEASTGITRLETVRVSRASADQRAGRAGRTEPGIAVRLWHPGQMAALPAFTPPQILSSDLSGLVLDLAHWGVQDPASLAFVDQPPETTLKEARMLLGQLGALDKDGMLTARGKVMRDLALPPRLAAMVVSAGESGHARDAASIAVLLTEQGLGGTSLDIEERLRRFKAERGERAEASRRLAGRLASGLDRVEAAAPALAGQLLLHAFPDRIALQRGGRGRFVMANGRGAELPETERLAGSRMLVIADLTGRAAQGRVLAAAEVTRGDIEAELPGEIRIDDQIFFDRQSRQVRARRATRLGAIIFDETPLPRPSGAAVTQALMEGVRELGLDQLAFSKEAIQLRERIGFLHRTIGDPWPDVGDAALLSRLDEWFAPFQSDARGLSDISAGGLSSGLMSLVPHDLQRDLSRLAPTHFEAPTGQRHPIQYEGEEPVLTIRVQELFGLKQHPAIAGGRLPLLLELTSPAHRPIQTTRDLPGFWSGSWKDVRAEMRGRYPRHPWPERPEEAFPTTRAKPRGT is encoded by the coding sequence GTGACCATCAGTCCTTCATTGCCGGACCTTCCGGTTTCACATGTCCTGCCGGCTATCGACGTGGCGTTGGCCGAGCAGAAGCGCGCGGTTCTTTCAGCACCGCCCGGCGCCGGCAAAACGACATTGGTGCCGCTTTACCTGCTCGAGCAAGCCTGGCGCGGCGACGGCAGGATCATCCTGCTGGAGCCGCGGCGGCTGGCGGCGCGAGCGGCGGCAAGCCGGATGGCGTCGTTGATCGGTCAACAGGTTGGCGGCACGGTCGGCTACCGTATGCGCCTCGACAACAGAATCTCGGCGGCGACGCGGATCGAGGTGGTGACGGAAGGGGTTTTTGCCCGGATGGTCCTCGATGATCCCGAACTCTCCGGGGTCTCGGTTGTGATCTTCGACGAATTCCACGAGCGTTCGCTCGATGCCGATTTCGGGCTGGCGCTGGCGCTCGATGTCCAGTCCGCGCTGCGCGAGGATCTGCGCATCCTTGTGATGTCGGCGACGCTCGACATCGAACGTGTGGCCGCCCTGCTTGACAATCCGCCTGTCATCGAAAGCCTGGGACGCAGCTTTCCCATCGATCTCCGTTATCAGGATCGGCCGGGCGGGGAACGCATCGAAGATGCCGTGACGCGGGCGATTGTGGACGCGCATGCCAGCGAAACCGGCTCGATCCTTGCTTTCCTCCCCGGCCAGGCAGAAATCATGCGGACCGCAGAGCGGCTGCAGGGACGATTCGGCCCCGAAACACTGATTGCGCCGCTTTACGGTAACCTCGGCCAGAAGGAGCAGGACGCCGCGATCCGGCCCGCAGCCGGCGGTATGCGCAAGATCGTGCTTGCGACATCGATTGCCGAAACCTCGATCACCATCGACGGTGTGAGGATCGTCATCGACAGCGGGTTGCAGCGCCTGCCGGTGTTCGAGGCATCGACCGGAATCACCCGTCTCGAGACGGTGCGCGTATCGCGGGCTTCGGCCGATCAAAGAGCGGGCCGCGCCGGGCGAACGGAACCGGGCATTGCTGTCAGGCTGTGGCACCCGGGACAGATGGCGGCGCTGCCGGCCTTCACGCCGCCGCAGATCCTTTCCAGCGACCTTTCCGGTCTGGTGCTCGATCTCGCGCATTGGGGCGTTCAGGATCCGGCATCGCTCGCCTTTGTCGATCAGCCGCCGGAAACCACGCTTAAGGAAGCGCGGATGCTGCTTGGCCAGCTCGGCGCGCTCGACAAGGACGGAATGCTGACCGCGCGCGGCAAGGTGATGCGCGATCTCGCCCTGCCGCCACGGCTTGCCGCGATGGTCGTGTCGGCGGGCGAATCGGGGCATGCCCGGGATGCGGCATCGATCGCCGTGCTGCTGACCGAACAGGGGCTCGGCGGCACCAGCCTCGATATCGAGGAGCGGCTGCGGCGCTTCAAGGCCGAGCGCGGCGAAAGGGCGGAGGCCTCGCGGCGGCTGGCAGGACGGCTGGCGAGCGGCCTCGACAGGGTTGAAGCAGCGGCGCCGGCTCTGGCGGGGCAGCTGCTGCTGCATGCCTTCCCTGACAGAATAGCGCTTCAGCGCGGCGGACGCGGACGATTCGTGATGGCCAATGGGCGGGGAGCGGAGCTGCCGGAAACCGAACGGCTGGCCGGCAGTCGGATGCTCGTCATCGCCGATCTCACCGGCCGGGCGGCGCAGGGGCGTGTTTTGGCGGCCGCCGAGGTGACGCGCGGCGATATCGAAGCCGAACTGCCCGGCGAAATCAGAATCGACGACCAGATATTCTTCGATCGGCAGAGCCGGCAGGTACGGGCGCGGCGCGCCACCCGGCTCGGCGCGATCATCTTCGATGAGACGCCGCTGCCGCGCCCTTCCGGGGCAGCCGTCACCCAGGCGCTGATGGAAGGCGTGCGCGAACTCGGGCTCGATCAGCTTGCTTTCTCGAAGGAAGCCATTCAGCTTCGCGAACGGATCGGCTTCCTTCACAGGACGATCGGCGATCCCTGGCCCGATGTCGGCGACGCCGCGCTGCTTTCCCGACTGGACGAATGGTTCGCGCCGTTTCAGAGCGACGCCCGCGGCCTCTCGGACATATCGGCGGGCGGGCTCTCCAGCGGGCTGATGTCGCTGGTTCCGCACGATTTGCAGCGTGATCTTAGCCGGCTTGCCCCGACGCATTTCGAGGCGCCGACCGGCCAACGGCATCCTATTCAATACGAGGGCGAGGAGCCGGTGCTGACGATCCGCGTGCAGGAGCTGTTCGGGCTCAAGCAGCATCCGGCGATTGCCGGAGGCCGCCTGCCGCTGCTGCTCGAACTGACGTCGCCGGCGCACCGGCCGATCCAGACGACACGCGATCTGCCGGGCTTCTGGTCGGGCTCATGGAAGGACGTGCGTGCCGAGATGCGGGGGCGCTACCCACGCCATCCCTGGCCGGAGCGGCCGGAAGAGGCATTCCCGACGACACGGGCAAAGCCGCGTGGTACATGA
- a CDS encoding bifunctional Delta(1)-pyrroline-2-carboxylate/Delta(1)-piperideine-2-carboxylate reductase, translating into MLVLDEQQTRAALPWPELIAAIADMFGSNCVMPVRHHHEMEVPNEESATLLLMPAWVPGRYAGVKTVSVFPGNMRRGLPAIFGTYLLSSGATGEMLAAIDGGELTARRTAAASALAAHYLARADAEEMLVCGTGRLSLNLMLAHGAIRPIKRYRVWGRNAKAAEKIAAEARALGLDAEAVANAEAAARKADIVSCATLSSEPLISGEWLKPGAHLDLVGAFKPSMRESDDEAIRRASVFVDTRAGAISEAGDIVQPLKSGVLRESDIRAELAELVSGAHGGRSDETEITLFKSVGAALEDLAGAILAYETVTGRK; encoded by the coding sequence ATGCTTGTCCTCGATGAACAACAGACGCGCGCGGCCTTGCCCTGGCCGGAACTGATCGCGGCGATCGCCGACATGTTCGGCAGCAACTGCGTCATGCCGGTGCGCCATCACCATGAGATGGAAGTGCCGAACGAGGAGAGCGCGACATTGCTTCTGATGCCGGCTTGGGTTCCCGGGCGCTATGCCGGGGTGAAGACGGTCTCCGTCTTTCCCGGCAATATGCGGCGCGGTCTGCCGGCGATCTTCGGAACTTATCTTCTTTCCTCCGGCGCCACCGGTGAGATGCTGGCCGCAATCGACGGTGGTGAGCTGACGGCACGACGTACGGCTGCAGCTTCGGCGCTGGCAGCCCATTATCTTGCCCGCGCAGACGCCGAGGAGATGCTTGTCTGCGGAACCGGCCGGCTGTCGCTGAATCTGATGCTCGCGCATGGCGCGATCCGGCCGATCAAGAGATACCGGGTCTGGGGTCGCAATGCAAAGGCTGCGGAAAAGATCGCCGCCGAGGCTCGCGCGCTCGGCCTGGATGCCGAGGCGGTGGCCAATGCGGAAGCCGCGGCGCGAAAGGCCGATATCGTCTCCTGCGCCACGCTTTCCAGCGAGCCGCTGATCTCAGGCGAATGGCTGAAACCCGGTGCCCATCTCGATCTTGTCGGCGCCTTCAAGCCGAGCATGCGCGAAAGCGATGACGAGGCGATCCGCCGCGCCAGCGTCTTTGTCGATACCCGTGCCGGCGCCATCAGCGAGGCTGGCGATATCGTCCAGCCGCTGAAAAGCGGTGTGCTGAGGGAAAGCGACATAAGAGCAGAGCTTGCCGAACTCGTCAGCGGCGCCCATGGCGGACGAAGCGACGAGACCGAAATCACGCTGTTCAAATCCGTCGGCGCGGCGCTGGAAGATCTCGCCGGCGCGATTCTTGCCTATGAAACGGTGACGGGCCGAAAGTGA
- a CDS encoding ActS/PrrB/RegB family redox-sensitive histidine kinase, translating to MIDKAESHAMEDRHSSRRLRLQTLVRLRWLAVGGQALTVFIVAFWLKFPLPLIASSSLIAALAWVNFYLTIRYPPTHRLEPPAAFALLGFDLLQLCALLFITGGLANPFAALVCVPVIISFASQPIRYSTALIGIAMVCITVLAFSPFPLPWFDGVEINVHNVMQFGVWCSIASTMAFAAFYAYRVSMEASQLADALAATELVLQREKHLSQLDGLAAAAAHELGTPLATISVVAKEMERELKDDDRFREDVMLLRSQSERCRDILRRLTTLSSEDEAHMRRLPLSSMIEEIVAPHREFGIALELIEKSPRKSEPVTDRNAGIMYGLGNLIENAVDYAREKVTITVEHDQDKVQIVIEDDGNGYSPEILTRIGEPYVTKRQKEDTAGGLGLGLFIAKTLLERSGASLVFENREPERAGARIRIEWPRMLIDANSTK from the coding sequence ATGATCGACAAGGCAGAAAGCCATGCGATGGAGGACCGGCATAGCAGCCGCAGGCTGCGCCTGCAGACGCTGGTGCGGCTGCGCTGGCTTGCTGTCGGCGGGCAGGCGCTGACGGTCTTCATCGTTGCCTTCTGGCTGAAATTTCCCTTGCCGCTGATCGCCAGCTCTTCGCTGATTGCTGCTCTTGCCTGGGTGAATTTCTATCTGACGATCCGCTATCCGCCCACCCATCGCCTGGAACCGCCGGCTGCCTTTGCGCTGCTCGGTTTCGATCTTTTGCAGCTCTGCGCGCTGCTCTTCATAACCGGCGGTCTTGCCAATCCCTTCGCAGCCCTCGTCTGCGTCCCTGTTATCATCTCCTTTGCCTCGCAGCCAATCCGCTACAGCACGGCGCTGATCGGCATTGCGATGGTCTGCATCACGGTGCTTGCCTTTTCGCCGTTTCCGCTGCCCTGGTTCGACGGGGTCGAGATCAATGTCCACAATGTCATGCAGTTCGGCGTCTGGTGCTCGATCGCCTCGACAATGGCGTTTGCCGCTTTCTACGCCTATCGCGTTTCGATGGAAGCGAGCCAGCTTGCCGATGCGCTGGCCGCGACCGAACTGGTGCTGCAGCGGGAAAAACACCTTTCGCAGCTCGACGGGCTGGCGGCCGCCGCCGCTCACGAACTCGGCACGCCGCTTGCGACGATCAGCGTCGTCGCCAAGGAAATGGAGCGCGAGCTCAAGGACGATGATCGCTTCCGCGAGGATGTCATGCTGCTGCGGAGCCAGAGTGAACGCTGCCGCGACATTCTGCGGCGGCTGACGACGCTGTCTTCGGAAGACGAGGCGCATATGCGCAGGCTGCCGCTTTCCTCGATGATCGAGGAGATCGTTGCGCCGCACCGGGAATTCGGCATCGCGCTCGAGCTGATCGAAAAAAGCCCGCGCAAGAGCGAGCCGGTCACCGATCGCAATGCCGGGATCATGTACGGGCTCGGCAACCTCATAGAAAATGCCGTCGACTATGCCAGGGAGAAAGTGACGATCACCGTCGAACACGATCAGGACAAAGTGCAGATCGTCATCGAGGACGACGGCAACGGTTATTCGCCTGAAATCCTCACGCGGATCGGCGAGCCCTATGTGACCAAAAGGCAGAAGGAAGACACGGCGGGGGGTCTCGGACTCGGGCTTTTCATCGCCAAGACGCTGCTGGAGCGCTCGGGTGCATCGCTGGTTTTCGAAAACCGCGAGCCGGAGAGAGCCGGCGCGCGCATCCGGATCGAATGGCCGCGGATGCTGATCGACGCAAATTCGACAAAATGA